GCTCACGCAGATCGCCCGCCTGACACCCGAGGACCACGCCACCCGCTACCAGCTTTGCGTGCTGCTAAAGGACCAGCAGCGCGAGGGCGAGGCGATCGCCCGCCTCAAGGAACTGGTGCTGGACCATCCGGGGCACCTCGCCGGCCGCCTGCTCCTGGCCGACCTCCAGAGCGTCGCCGACGCCGAGGGCTCCTGGGAGCAGCTGAGCGAGATCTGGTCCCGCGACCAGGGCTTCGTCGGCTCGCGGGATCTGGGCGAACGCGTCGCCCGCGGCGGCGCCGAGCGCGCCGCGCAGGCCGGCGATCCCAAGGCCGAGGCCACCTGGCTGGAGCGGCTGCTCAAGCTCCGCACCCGCGACGCGCAGATCCTGCGCCGCCTGGCCGACCTGTACCGGTCGCTCGATCGCACCACCCGCGCCATCCAGCTTTACGAAGAGCTGACCGACCTCCGGCGAGACGATCCCGAGCCCGCGCTGCACCTCGCGGCATGCCTGCGCCGCAGCGGCAAGCGCGCCGAGGCCCAGGCCGCCCTGTCCAGGCTGCTGCAGGCCCACCCGAGCCATACCGGCGCCCTGCTTGCCCTGGCCGACATCCGCCTGGAAGCCGATCGCGCCGACCAGGCCGAAGGCCTGCTCCAGCGCGCCCTGGCCTGCGATCCCGGCCTGATGGAGGCCCGCGTCGCCCTCGCCCACGTGCAGGTGAAGCTCGGCCGCGACGAGGAGGCCTACCAGGCGCTCGAGGCGCTGTGCCGCGAGCAGCCCAGCCACTACGAACTGCGCAAGGGCGGCGGGACGCTCTGCCGCAAACTGGCGACCAGTCACCAGCGCATCGCGGCCGGCGAGACGCCCGATGCGACCGGTTCGAGCTCCCAGCAGGCCCGCGAGCACGCCGCCATCCAGGCACTGCTTTGGTGGGAGCGTTACCTGGAGTTCGTTCCCGACGATCTCAAGGTGCTGGAACTGCTGGGCGCTCTCTACCGGCAACGCCAGGCCCACCAGGACGCGGCCCGCAGCTACGAGCGCCTGGCATCGCTCCGGCCCGAGCCGTTCATCTTCGGCCTCCTGGGAAGTTGCCGCCTGGCGGCGGGCGACGCCGCCGGCGCCGCCGACGCCTTCTCCCAGGCCCTGTCCCGGCTCCCGGCGCCGCAACCCGGCGCCCGCGACGAATCGGTGCCCCTGCGCGTCTCCCTGGCCGAAGCCCTGCACAAGGCGGGCCGCACCGCCGAGGCCGTGGCCGCCGCCCAGGACGCCCTGGCCCGCGATCCCGAGCACGGCGTCGCCCGCGACGTGGCCCGGCAGGGTTCCATCCTGCTGGCCGAGGCCGCCACCGGGGCGGGCAACCACAACGAGGCGGCCGCCCGCTGGAAGTACGCCCTGCGCCTGGGCCGCGACGCCCAGTCGCTCCGCCGCTACGCCGCCGCCCAGGAAGTGGCGGGCGATGCGGCCGGTGCCGAGCAGGCCTACCTGGAGGTCCTGGAGTTCGCCCCCGACGACCGGGCCGCCAAGCAGTGGCTGGGCGATCGCGCCCTGGCCACCAGGCGCCCCGAGGAAGCCCGCAAATGGTTCCGGGAGGTCCTCGCCCACGATCCGCAGAGCCTACCGGCGATGACCGCCCTGGCCGATCTGGCCTGGGCGGCCGGCGACCGGTCGGAGGCCTACGACCTCTACGAGCGCCTGGTCGAGCGCGATCCGAGCCACATCGCCGGCGTCCTGACGTTTGCCCGCGACGCCCTGGCCGCCTCGCAGCCCCAGGAGGCCTGGGAGTACTGCCGGCGCATCCTCGCCAAGCACCCGGGCCACGAAGAAGCCTCGGCCGTGTCGGTCTCCGCCCTGCGCGCGCTGGCCGAGAGCGCCGAACCCGCGCAGGCGATCGAGTGGTGGCAGCGCCTCATTCACCTGCTGCCCGACGACGTCACGGCCCTGCGCGGCCTCTGGCTTGCGTACCGCAAGCTCGGCAGCGCGCTGGAGGCCGCCCGCGTGGCCGAGCAAGCCCTCGGTCTGGAGCCGGCCGACGCCGAACTGGCGATCTACGTGGCCGACCAGGCCATGCGCACCGGCGAGGCCGGCAAGGCCCGCGACCTGCTGACGCCCGCCGCCGCGGCCGGCG
This genomic stretch from Candidatus Tanganyikabacteria bacterium harbors:
- a CDS encoding tetratricopeptide repeat protein — encoded protein: MHPKALAHHQAGLNYQQQGNLRAAAEEYERALQIDARLDLTRMNLAGVLYQLGDHQGAIEHYRQVLEVQPDNLKVVYNLGVAYSAVGQLADAVNLFLRCLKLDPNFLPALTSLNWIYQQQANTSGAIAVLTQIARLTPEDHATRYQLCVLLKDQQREGEAIARLKELVLDHPGHLAGRLLLADLQSVADAEGSWEQLSEIWSRDQGFVGSRDLGERVARGGAERAAQAGDPKAEATWLERLLKLRTRDAQILRRLADLYRSLDRTTRAIQLYEELTDLRRDDPEPALHLAACLRRSGKRAEAQAALSRLLQAHPSHTGALLALADIRLEADRADQAEGLLQRALACDPGLMEARVALAHVQVKLGRDEEAYQALEALCREQPSHYELRKGGGTLCRKLATSHQRIAAGETPDATGSSSQQAREHAAIQALLWWERYLEFVPDDLKVLELLGALYRQRQAHQDAARSYERLASLRPEPFIFGLLGSCRLAAGDAAGAADAFSQALSRLPAPQPGARDESVPLRVSLAEALHKAGRTAEAVAAAQDALARDPEHGVARDVARQGSILLAEAATGAGNHNEAAARWKYALRLGRDAQSLRRYAAAQEVAGDAAGAEQAYLEVLEFAPDDRAAKQWLGDRALATRRPEEARKWFREVLAHDPQSLPAMTALADLAWAAGDRSEAYDLYERLVERDPSHIAGVLTFARDALAASQPQEAWEYCRRILAKHPGHEEASAVSVSALRALAESAEPAQAIEWWQRLIHLLPDDVTALRGLWLAYRKLGSALEAARVAEQALGLEPADAELAIYVADQAMRTGEAGKARDLLTPAAAAGDSDCLLKLAEIERESQNWPAVRECLRRVVGFRPKHPKALEGLAEADLAEGRYPEAWGHVEELLFEDAASPEARQIALQAAREVGRARELVGNHQEAAGWFRRALQAVPGDDESLHALFRLQQHLASPEAAAQVARGILAL